One part of the Natronosalvus amylolyticus genome encodes these proteins:
- a CDS encoding DUF7260 family protein codes for MTPSQSRRYSDDALTCLEQEANLLQEEQRAFRRFRKFVATQTGDTEPVATHGTSVAAHHTPVAIHGHSMATPSSHTTGLHHIRDRYHELVMDVIEPGGESQNSIDSHLEGELTAELSAALRHNTVFTPQLRGSLLATITAAHNAREDVLEFIRREREAVARQRAELDALDDEFSAIETRYGETDRVTDLVSLYESLEAVESRCEAVVQTRQRQLQTLSFSGPIERQDIHEYLYRDLDVTYPVLAETTGVATKSHTLKERIERRIATIE; via the coding sequence ATGACTCCATCCCAGTCGAGACGTTACAGTGACGACGCGCTCACCTGCCTCGAGCAAGAGGCTAATTTGCTCCAGGAAGAACAACGAGCGTTCCGCCGGTTCAGAAAATTCGTCGCCACCCAGACGGGCGATACAGAACCAGTTGCTACCCACGGCACTTCGGTTGCAGCCCATCATACTCCGGTTGCCATCCACGGACACTCGATGGCAACACCATCCAGTCATACGACGGGCTTGCATCACATCAGAGATCGCTACCACGAACTCGTTATGGACGTGATCGAACCCGGTGGAGAGAGCCAGAACTCGATAGATAGTCACCTCGAGGGAGAACTCACCGCCGAACTGTCGGCAGCACTCCGGCACAATACGGTGTTCACGCCACAACTCCGTGGCTCCTTGCTCGCAACGATTACGGCGGCTCACAACGCTCGAGAGGACGTCCTCGAGTTTATCCGGAGAGAGCGAGAGGCAGTGGCTCGACAGCGGGCCGAACTCGACGCACTCGACGACGAATTTTCTGCTATCGAAACCAGATACGGTGAAACGGACCGCGTTACCGACCTCGTCTCCCTGTACGAATCCCTCGAGGCGGTCGAAAGTCGATGTGAGGCGGTCGTTCAGACACGACAGCGCCAGTTGCAAACGCTGTCGTTTTCGGGACCGATAGAACGACAGGACATCCACGAGTACCTGTACCGAGACCTCGACGTGACGTATCCGGTACTGGCTGAAACCACTGGAGTGGCAACGAAAAGCCACACCCTCAAAGAACGGATCGAACGACGAATCGCGACCATCGAGTGA
- a CDS encoding NAD-dependent epimerase/dehydratase family protein, which translates to MKTQNAVPETVSSEEQLEALLSEPYPEDVEFARQLEGDVIVLGAGGKMGPTLIRRMLRATEEANADTDVYAVSRYSEDGLEEKLQSWGAKTIKADLLEEGALDSLPDCENVIYLVGMKFGSSGQEPLTWAINAYLPGRVASRYSDSRISALSTGNVYPPVSPETGGCTETDDVGPVGEYAQSCLGRERVFQHFSKANETSTCLLRLNYAVEARYGVLLDLAKRVYAEEPVPLDMGYVNVIWQGDANSICFRSLELADSPADILNLTGPKILSVRDLAERFAEEFGCEVTFQGEEKETALLNDASRCTERFGEPKVPIDEIVELVASWVEQDGTTWGKPTKFHVRDGEF; encoded by the coding sequence ATGAAAACGCAAAATGCGGTACCTGAAACGGTCTCGAGCGAAGAGCAACTGGAAGCCCTCCTGTCGGAGCCGTATCCCGAAGACGTCGAATTCGCGCGGCAACTCGAGGGTGACGTCATCGTTCTCGGCGCGGGCGGAAAGATGGGGCCTACCCTTATCAGACGAATGCTTCGAGCAACTGAGGAGGCAAACGCCGACACGGACGTGTACGCAGTATCTCGCTACAGCGAGGACGGCCTCGAGGAGAAACTCCAGTCATGGGGTGCAAAGACGATCAAGGCGGATCTCCTGGAGGAGGGCGCACTCGATTCTCTCCCGGACTGTGAGAACGTCATCTACCTGGTCGGGATGAAGTTCGGGTCGTCGGGCCAGGAACCGTTGACCTGGGCCATCAACGCCTACCTTCCGGGACGGGTAGCCAGCCGATACAGTGACTCGCGAATCTCCGCGTTGTCGACCGGGAACGTCTATCCCCCCGTCTCCCCGGAGACCGGTGGCTGCACGGAAACTGACGACGTTGGGCCGGTCGGCGAGTACGCCCAGTCGTGTCTCGGCCGCGAGCGGGTGTTCCAGCACTTTTCGAAGGCCAACGAGACGTCGACGTGCCTGCTCCGCTTGAACTATGCTGTCGAGGCGCGCTACGGAGTCCTGCTCGATCTTGCGAAGCGAGTCTATGCTGAAGAGCCGGTTCCACTGGATATGGGCTACGTCAACGTGATCTGGCAAGGGGATGCGAACTCAATTTGTTTCCGATCACTCGAGTTGGCCGACTCGCCGGCAGATATCCTGAACCTCACGGGGCCGAAAATCCTCTCCGTTCGTGACCTGGCCGAGCGGTTCGCCGAGGAGTTCGGCTGCGAGGTGACATTCCAGGGCGAAGAAAAGGAGACGGCGCTACTCAACGACGCGAGCCGATGTACCGAACGCTTTGGGGAGCCGAAAGTTCCGATTGACGAAATCGTCGAACTCGTCGCCTCGTGGGTCGAACAAGACGGAACCACCTGGGGGAAACCCACGAAATTCCACGTTCGAGACGGCGAGTTCTGA
- a CDS encoding DegT/DnrJ/EryC1/StrS family aminotransferase: MSDELAIIGGPKTVTLEDEHVFSWPIITEEDEEAALEVLRAGTMSDTGITKQFEDEFADWQGSAYTLGFSSGTASLLGAMYGVGVGVGDEVIGPSVTYWAAILPCLSLGATPVFADIQPDSLCIDPESFEDRISEHTKAVVVVHNYGHPADMDEIVEIAHAHDIAVIEDVSHAHGGLYKGRKLGTIGDVGAMSLMSRKSFPVGEGGILATDDREIYERAVAFGHYTRHGEDLERDELAQFGGLPFGGQKHRMHQISAAVGRVQLKHYDDRMAEIQEAMGYFWELLDDVSGISIHHPEHEDSTMGGWYSPKGLYDAEKLDGLSVERFAEAVTAEGSTCLPGCNYALHTHPLLQKADVYGHGKPTRIANAHRDVRESEGDLPVAEGIQEHCFTIPWFKRYEPEVIEQHADAYRKVVEHRHELLDTGGEPAAATRVND, translated from the coding sequence ATGAGCGACGAACTCGCGATCATCGGCGGCCCGAAAACAGTCACCCTCGAGGACGAGCATGTGTTCTCGTGGCCAATCATCACCGAGGAGGATGAGGAGGCGGCTCTCGAGGTCCTTCGGGCGGGGACGATGTCTGACACCGGAATCACGAAGCAGTTCGAGGACGAGTTCGCCGACTGGCAGGGCTCGGCGTACACGCTCGGATTCAGTTCCGGGACGGCTTCGCTGCTGGGTGCGATGTACGGGGTCGGAGTCGGCGTGGGGGATGAAGTAATTGGTCCGAGCGTCACCTACTGGGCGGCCATACTCCCCTGTCTGTCGCTGGGCGCGACACCGGTGTTCGCAGACATCCAACCGGATTCTCTGTGTATCGATCCTGAGAGCTTCGAGGACCGCATCAGCGAACACACGAAAGCAGTCGTCGTCGTTCACAACTACGGCCATCCAGCCGACATGGACGAGATCGTCGAGATTGCGCATGCGCACGATATCGCGGTGATCGAGGATGTCTCCCACGCCCACGGTGGTTTGTACAAAGGCAGGAAACTCGGGACGATCGGGGATGTCGGTGCGATGTCCCTTATGAGCCGCAAGTCGTTCCCCGTCGGTGAAGGCGGGATTCTCGCCACTGACGACCGCGAAATCTACGAGCGAGCCGTAGCGTTCGGTCACTACACGCGCCACGGTGAGGACCTCGAGCGAGACGAACTTGCTCAGTTCGGCGGGCTTCCCTTCGGCGGCCAGAAACACCGTATGCATCAGATCAGTGCCGCGGTCGGTCGCGTCCAACTGAAACACTACGACGACCGCATGGCGGAGATTCAGGAGGCGATGGGTTACTTCTGGGAACTGCTCGACGACGTATCAGGAATCTCGATCCACCATCCAGAACACGAAGACAGCACCATGGGCGGATGGTACTCGCCGAAGGGACTGTACGACGCTGAAAAACTCGACGGGTTGTCGGTCGAGCGCTTCGCTGAGGCGGTGACGGCTGAAGGCTCTACCTGTCTTCCGGGATGTAACTACGCGTTGCACACGCACCCGCTCCTCCAGAAAGCCGACGTGTACGGGCACGGAAAACCGACCCGAATCGCGAACGCACACCGAGATGTTCGTGAATCGGAGGGGGATCTCCCGGTCGCTGAGGGGATTCAAGAGCACTGCTTTACGATTCCGTGGTTCAAGCGCTATGAACCGGAGGTTATCGAACAGCATGCCGACGCCTACAGGAAAGTGGTCGAACACCGGCATGAACTCTTGGACACCGGTGGCGAGCCTGCGGCCGCAACTCGAGTCAACGATTGA
- a CDS encoding carbon-nitrogen hydrolase family protein, protein MRTANVLSYALDPPTDAVDGDRVATNLALVLELLDDAKKYDPDFVCFPEYILQLRYRGDGLSRTEVAEPVPGPATDAVAEKANTLDSYVWLPMIQRTGDRLYNAVVLIGPDGAIVGVAHKAAPTIGEMDEGTAPGEHVGVWDTEFGRVGAAVCWDERYPELGVRFAEERADIVFHPTTAGAYQHFLTWAKYYGYHHVTCDKYVARVITPTGARIAETSSGMGNPKITFSGGATARTSFAALNTDSRTYGSFQNRDAMDSIRDEYGGRVTFHELPEVGNIVIESLEPGLSVADVEAAFDLETMFAYEERTRARVFEETDSSPLLPFE, encoded by the coding sequence ATGCGAACAGCTAACGTACTTTCGTACGCTCTCGACCCACCAACCGACGCGGTTGACGGTGATCGTGTCGCAACGAACCTGGCCCTCGTTCTCGAGTTGCTGGACGATGCGAAAAAGTACGATCCCGACTTCGTCTGTTTCCCAGAGTACATCCTCCAGTTACGATATCGCGGAGACGGACTGTCTCGGACGGAAGTAGCCGAACCCGTACCGGGCCCGGCAACTGATGCGGTCGCGGAGAAAGCGAACACCCTGGACAGCTACGTCTGGCTCCCGATGATCCAGCGTACAGGGGACCGATTGTACAACGCCGTCGTCCTGATCGGACCTGACGGTGCTATCGTTGGCGTCGCCCACAAAGCGGCACCGACTATCGGCGAAATGGACGAGGGGACCGCTCCCGGCGAACACGTAGGAGTCTGGGACACCGAGTTCGGCCGGGTTGGGGCGGCCGTTTGCTGGGATGAACGATATCCCGAACTCGGGGTCCGTTTCGCCGAAGAACGAGCGGACATCGTGTTTCATCCGACGACTGCCGGAGCGTACCAGCACTTTCTCACCTGGGCGAAGTACTACGGCTACCACCACGTTACCTGCGATAAGTACGTCGCTCGAGTTATCACTCCCACCGGCGCTCGAATCGCCGAAACGTCATCAGGGATGGGTAACCCCAAGATCACGTTTTCCGGCGGCGCGACCGCTCGAACCTCATTCGCCGCACTCAACACCGACTCTCGAACCTACGGAAGCTTTCAGAACCGGGACGCCATGGACTCGATTCGTGATGAGTACGGTGGGCGAGTGACCTTTCACGAACTTCCCGAGGTTGGGAACATCGTCATCGAATCTCTCGAACCGGGGCTATCCGTCGCTGACGTCGAAGCGGCGTTCGACCTCGAAACGATGTTCGCGTACGAAGAGCGAACCCGCGCCCGGGTGTTCGAAGAGACCGACAGCTCTCCGCTCCTCCCCTTCGAGTAA
- a CDS encoding amidohydrolase family protein codes for MIDSHFHLWTEDTTTPDKRADRADQVRGEMAKQGVDRICLIGEVGQTIEACYEANRTVAKFQAEHPDIFYGWARVDPRLGEEAVEEFKRAVQEDGLIGLKHHFIGTPVNIADPEFFPLVEAAIEMDVPIIAHVMERHSDDKHRWDETEAYSEDVAALAERYPELTLISGHIGAGGFWEKRIKTIESYDNVYLDTSGSNTETDVLEMAAERLGVDRLVYGTDTWLLPGVGKLEGAELNPEEKAEIAYNMERLIPTSTPNKLSEAELEDGIERSVEHFRERAKPREETIVDANAYVGNWAFRDVDATPDDLVSMMDRKGVDKAVVSSLESAMYRNVHAGNRRLHEALEESGHRDRLIPFATINPTYPGWEADLEECVEEFGMQGVRLLPLYHDYDIHDPAVTALMDKCVDLDVPVMFIATLEDQRGRHPRVNLRDFEGNAKHWGESHGDAIVSQLRKSPETDVIIANGWAIAERVKRETTESYPNGVRMNNQVRSGETVFVLDDLFMHFAYQGENIVETIGVDRLVTGPKMPLLVFDAHYKYTENLPVEDEERERVASGTILSLLE; via the coding sequence ATGATAGACAGTCACTTTCACCTGTGGACCGAAGACACGACCACCCCTGACAAGCGGGCCGATAGAGCAGACCAGGTTCGAGGAGAGATGGCTAAACAGGGCGTCGACCGTATCTGTCTGATCGGAGAGGTTGGGCAGACTATCGAGGCGTGTTACGAGGCGAATCGCACCGTCGCAAAATTCCAGGCGGAACATCCGGACATCTTCTATGGCTGGGCGCGGGTCGACCCGCGACTCGGTGAGGAAGCCGTCGAGGAATTTAAGCGGGCCGTGCAAGAAGACGGCCTGATTGGCCTCAAACACCACTTCATAGGAACGCCGGTCAACATCGCGGATCCGGAATTCTTCCCGCTGGTGGAGGCGGCCATCGAAATGGACGTCCCGATCATCGCCCACGTAATGGAACGGCATTCCGACGACAAACACCGATGGGACGAAACTGAAGCCTACAGCGAGGACGTCGCCGCGCTCGCCGAACGATACCCTGAACTAACCCTCATTTCGGGCCACATCGGCGCCGGCGGGTTCTGGGAAAAGCGAATCAAGACCATCGAGAGCTACGACAACGTCTACCTCGACACCAGCGGGAGCAATACAGAAACCGACGTGCTCGAGATGGCGGCCGAACGACTCGGCGTCGACCGACTCGTCTACGGCACGGACACGTGGCTCCTCCCGGGCGTCGGCAAGTTGGAGGGAGCGGAATTAAACCCCGAGGAGAAGGCAGAAATCGCCTACAATATGGAACGCTTGATTCCCACCTCGACGCCGAACAAGCTCTCGGAAGCCGAACTCGAAGATGGAATCGAGCGGTCTGTTGAACATTTCCGGGAACGGGCGAAACCGCGGGAAGAAACAATCGTCGACGCGAACGCTTACGTCGGCAACTGGGCATTCCGTGACGTCGACGCAACGCCCGATGACCTTGTCTCGATGATGGACCGCAAGGGAGTGGACAAGGCGGTCGTCTCCTCGCTCGAGAGCGCGATGTACCGCAACGTCCACGCCGGGAATCGAAGACTCCACGAGGCGCTCGAGGAATCCGGTCACCGTGACCGACTGATTCCGTTCGCGACGATCAACCCGACATACCCCGGCTGGGAAGCCGATCTCGAGGAGTGCGTCGAGGAGTTCGGGATGCAGGGTGTCCGGTTGTTACCTTTATATCACGATTATGATATCCACGATCCAGCTGTCACAGCCCTCATGGACAAGTGCGTCGACCTTGACGTCCCCGTAATGTTCATCGCGACACTCGAGGACCAACGCGGCCGCCATCCGCGTGTGAACCTCCGCGATTTCGAAGGAAATGCGAAACACTGGGGAGAAAGCCACGGCGACGCTATCGTGTCCCAGCTCAGGAAGAGCCCCGAGACGGATGTCATCATCGCCAATGGGTGGGCAATCGCCGAGCGGGTCAAGCGCGAGACAACCGAGTCCTACCCGAACGGCGTTCGGATGAACAATCAGGTCCGCTCGGGCGAGACGGTATTCGTTCTCGATGACCTATTCATGCACTTTGCGTACCAGGGCGAAAACATCGTCGAAACCATTGGCGTCGACCGCCTCGTGACCGGACCGAAGATGCCACTGCTGGTCTTCGACGCTCACTACAAATACACCGAGAACCTCCCCGTGGAAGACGAGGAACGCGAGCGGGTTGCCAGCGGAACCATTCTTTCGTTGCTCGAGTAA